CGCGAATATAGCGCATCTGACCCGGGACGGCGTAATAATCTTCCCCATTCAGTGCCACCAGCTCAACCAGATTTGGTCCGTCATAACCCTTCAATCGCTCTGCCAGGAGCAGTAGGGTCACTACGCCAGTGGCATTGTCTATTGCCCCCGGTGTGCCCTTTTTTGCATCGATGTGGGCTGTCACTATCAGGCGCCCTCTGGAAAGGTGGCCCTTGCGGGCGATCACGTTGCAGCCTTTGCCTGGAACCCTTTCGGAAATACTCTTTAGAGACGCAGTAAGGCCCAAATAGGGTATCAGTCGTTGCCCCTCCTCCTCTGTCATATATACCGATGGGATGTCAAAATCACCATCTTCGATGAGCGGGAAGGGATATACTCCACCCGCCATGGATGCATTTCTGCCGGTGGCGCAGATAATGACCATGGGCTTTTTGATCTCAAGCAGTGAAATGATATGCTGGTGATCTTCCGGGTTGTAGAATACAAAGCTCTTGGGCATCAGCTGTTCTGTGGCAATCTCTCCATGCATGATCAGCAGTTTGCCGGTAATATTCTCTTCTTCCAGCTCAGCAATGCTGGATATGCTCACCAGTGGACCTTCAGCATCACAGCCTAACGAGTAGGGGCTGACGTTAACCTGGAACACTTCGCCGGCGCATCTCAGGCAAGCTCCACCATCGACCCAGTCCATGGCTTCAAATTCCTGGAT
The genomic region above belongs to Anaerolineales bacterium and contains:
- a CDS encoding Zn-dependent exopeptidase M28, which produces MKTLRRICFDHLKMLCDTICDRSVSSDGNRRATSYFAENLKSYRWDVEIQEFEAMDWVDGGACLRCAGEVFQVNVSPYSLGCDAEGPLVSISSIAELEEENITGKLLIMHGEIATEQLMPKSFVFYNPEDHQHIISLLEIKKPMVIICATGRNASMAGGVYPFPLIEDGDFDIPSVYMTEEEGQRLIPYLGLTASLKSISERVPGKGCNVIARKGHLSRGRLIVTAHIDAKKGTPGAIDNATGVVTLLLLAERLKGYDGPNLVELVALNGEDYYAVPGQMRYIRDFQGRFTEILLNINIDGAGYKEGRSAFSFYGLPVEVEQRLMGIISQFDGLTVGQPWVQSDHSMFIQNGCPAVAISSEWFTDHIDSQQITHTPQDSMEIVDPAKLVEISQALDLFIRGL